The following are encoded together in the Oreochromis niloticus isolate F11D_XX linkage group LG12, O_niloticus_UMD_NMBU, whole genome shotgun sequence genome:
- the pla2g1b gene encoding phospholipase A2 — translation MHLSHSLLIVLFSLPALLGYRALWQFRSMILCTVPDSWPALDYADYGCYCGLGGSGTPVDELDRCCQVHDQCYSDAMQHDDCWAILDNPYTEIYSYNCDKASKTVTCLDDNDLCEKFICECDRNAAMCFAEAGYNEENADIPSDRCQ, via the exons ATGCATCTGAGTCATTCTCTGCTCATCGTGCTCTTCAGCCTCCCAGCTT TGCTGGGTTATCGAGCTCTGTGGCAGTTCAGGTCCATGATCCTGTGCACGGTACCTGATAGCTGGCCAGCGCTGGACTACGCTGATTACGGCTGCTACTGCGGGCTGGGAGGCTCTGGGACGCCTGTTGATGAGCTTGACAG GTGTTGTCAGGTCCACGACCAGTGCTACAGTGATGCCATGCAGCACGATGACTGCTGGGCCATCCTGGACAACCCCTACACTGAAATATACAGCTATAACTGTGACAAGGCCAGCAAAACTGTCACCTGCCTGG ATGACAACGATCTGTGTGAGAAATTTATCTGCGAGTGTGACAGGAACGCAGCCATGTGCTTCGCTGAGGCTGGTTACAATGAGGAAAATGCTGACATCCCGAGTGACCGCTGCCAGTGA